A region from the uncultured Draconibacterium sp. genome encodes:
- a CDS encoding FtsX-like permease family protein: MRIRPENFSQTLAAIKENWQTIIPDSNIEIGFFDERLKQMYNSELRIAGLFRYFSFVAIFIACIGLFGLSVFAIERKRKEIGIRKVNGSRVSQILAMLNKDFIKWVLVSFIVASPLAWYVMSRWLQNFAYQTQLHWWIFALAGVLSITIALVTVSIQSYKAATRNPVEALRYE; this comes from the coding sequence ATGCGAATAAGGCCTGAAAATTTTAGTCAGACACTTGCTGCCATAAAAGAAAACTGGCAAACGATTATTCCGGACTCGAATATTGAAATTGGGTTTTTCGATGAACGCTTAAAGCAAATGTACAATTCAGAACTTCGTATTGCAGGACTGTTCCGTTACTTCTCATTTGTCGCCATATTTATTGCTTGCATAGGTTTATTTGGGCTATCGGTTTTTGCCATCGAACGCAAGCGAAAAGAAATTGGTATTCGGAAAGTTAACGGTTCAAGAGTGTCGCAAATTCTGGCCATGCTTAACAAAGACTTCATTAAGTGGGTACTTGTTTCCTTTATTGTTGCATCTCCACTGGCATGGTATGTAATGAGCCGCTGGTTGCAAAACTTTGCCTATCAAACTCAGCTGCACTGGTGGATTTTTGCCCTGGCAGGAGTTCTTTCCATTACCATTGCCCTCGTAACCGTATCAATACAAAGCTACAAAGCCGCTACACGTAACCCCGTTGAAGCTTTGCGCTACGAATAG
- a CDS encoding ABC transporter permease: protein MSDFKRNLKLGWRNILKNKFFSFLNISGVAIGIAVTTLILFWVVDELSFDKFNTNLEQVYQVYEHQVYSDGQDLHTGCTPFPLANELKLNYPEIENATTFTNLGGLPVKYETTEYKDISLTLADKEFMNIFSFELIEGELNAIEAPDKILITPKIAQLFFPNESAIGKMLTVYGNYTFTVGAIIDYPKEHSSTQFDILASIKLAEQLGADLTRWGNNWPYTCLLLTEGADANQLESKLTGFLKEKGQENTTIYLFPYAKRHLYNFSGENNRIQYIYQFLAIAIIIVLIASINFVNSSTASSETRRPEVGIRKVLGATKTNLTAQFFYEKGLMIVISVFLGAILVLLFTPLFAQLSNKQISLSLLGNKYLLLMLVAMILTTLILSVAYPSLYISSFAPARVLKKAAAKGASKISFRSLLVVVQFTLSIILIICTIAVKFINNYDLGYNQKNLVYINLDDATKTKHEALSVSLKNISGVEKLTKADKLPFWGGNSSWGYDWQGKEPENKVLICAMRVDREYFETLGISLAEGRSFSAATDIVNNDESEFANEVILNQEAIRRMKMTEPIEKYFGRNGGDRGRIVGVAKDFHFESLRTGIEPMVMLP from the coding sequence ATGTCTGACTTTAAACGCAACCTGAAACTGGGATGGCGCAACATCCTGAAAAACAAGTTTTTCTCTTTTTTAAATATTAGTGGCGTAGCCATCGGAATAGCTGTTACCACGCTCATCCTTTTTTGGGTGGTCGACGAACTCAGTTTCGACAAATTTAACACCAACCTCGAACAGGTGTACCAGGTTTACGAACACCAGGTATATTCCGACGGACAGGATTTACATACCGGGTGCACACCTTTTCCGTTAGCCAACGAGTTAAAACTAAATTACCCTGAGATCGAAAATGCAACCACTTTTACGAATCTTGGTGGCCTACCGGTAAAATATGAAACTACCGAGTACAAAGACATCAGTCTTACCCTGGCCGATAAAGAGTTTATGAATATTTTCTCGTTCGAATTAATTGAAGGAGAATTGAACGCCATTGAAGCTCCCGATAAAATTTTGATTACCCCAAAAATTGCTCAATTATTTTTTCCAAATGAATCGGCAATTGGGAAAATGCTGACCGTTTACGGAAATTACACCTTTACGGTTGGAGCGATAATCGACTACCCAAAAGAACATTCATCAACACAATTTGATATTTTAGCATCGATTAAATTAGCCGAACAACTGGGAGCCGATCTCACTCGCTGGGGAAATAACTGGCCTTATACCTGCCTGCTGCTTACCGAAGGTGCAGATGCCAATCAGCTGGAGAGCAAGCTCACCGGATTTTTGAAAGAAAAAGGACAAGAAAATACAACCATTTACCTGTTTCCGTATGCCAAACGCCATTTGTACAATTTCTCCGGAGAAAATAATCGCATTCAGTACATTTATCAGTTTTTAGCAATTGCCATTATTATTGTGCTAATAGCTTCAATTAATTTTGTAAACTCGTCTACTGCCAGCTCCGAAACACGCCGCCCGGAAGTTGGAATAAGAAAAGTTTTAGGAGCTACAAAAACCAACCTCACCGCTCAATTTTTTTATGAAAAAGGATTAATGATTGTAATCAGCGTCTTTCTCGGCGCAATTTTGGTACTACTTTTCACTCCGCTTTTTGCTCAGCTCTCCAATAAACAAATAAGTTTATCGCTATTGGGCAACAAATACCTTCTTTTAATGCTTGTTGCCATGATTTTAACAACACTTATTTTGTCGGTGGCTTATCCATCGCTGTATATTTCGTCGTTTGCACCGGCACGGGTACTAAAAAAAGCAGCAGCTAAAGGTGCGAGCAAAATCAGTTTCAGAAGCCTGCTTGTGGTCGTTCAGTTTACACTCTCAATAATTCTTATTATTTGCACCATTGCAGTAAAATTCATAAACAACTACGACCTGGGTTATAATCAAAAGAACCTGGTTTACATTAATCTTGACGATGCCACCAAAACAAAACATGAAGCACTTTCTGTTTCGCTAAAAAATATTAGCGGAGTTGAAAAATTAACAAAAGCCGACAAGTTGCCATTTTGGGGAGGAAACTCATCGTGGGGTTATGATTGGCAAGGAAAAGAACCGGAAAACAAGGTATTAATCTGTGCCATGCGTGTTGATCGCGAATATTTTGAAACACTGGGTATTTCATTGGCAGAAGGACGTAGTTTTTCAGCAGCAACCGATATTGTGAACAATGATGAAAGTGAATTTGCAAACGAAGTTATCCTTAACCAGGAAGCCATTCGCCGAATGAAAATGACTGAGCCAATTGAAAAGTATTTTGGCAGAAACGGTGGCGACAGAGGAAGGATAGTAGGCGTCGCAAAAGATTTTCATTTCGAATCCTTACGCACTGGGATTGAACCAATGGTAATGCTCCCTTAA
- a CDS encoding ATP-binding cassette domain-containing protein → MIKTNNLSKVFRTDEIETSALNKISLHVKNGEFVAIMGPSGCGKSTLLNIIGLLDNPTSGQYFFDGKEVGQLKERNRTMLRKGNIGFVFQSFNLIDELTVFENVELPLIYLKMKASERKQRVEEVLDRMKIGHRKNISHNNFPEDSNNVLLLHAPL, encoded by the coding sequence ATGATTAAAACAAACAATCTCTCCAAAGTTTTTCGAACTGACGAGATTGAAACCAGTGCACTAAACAAAATTAGCCTCCATGTTAAAAATGGCGAATTTGTAGCTATCATGGGGCCATCGGGTTGTGGCAAATCAACACTTCTAAACATTATCGGACTTCTTGACAATCCAACATCAGGACAGTATTTTTTTGATGGAAAGGAAGTGGGGCAACTTAAAGAACGTAACCGTACCATGCTTCGAAAAGGAAACATCGGTTTTGTTTTTCAGAGTTTTAACCTGATTGATGAATTAACCGTTTTTGAGAACGTTGAACTTCCGTTGATTTATTTAAAAATGAAGGCAAGCGAGCGCAAACAGCGCGTTGAGGAAGTTCTGGACCGAATGAAAATCGGTCATCGAAAAAACATTTCCCACAACAACTTTCCGGAGGACAGCAACAACGTGTTGCTATTGCACGCGCCGTTGTAG
- a CDS encoding glycosyltransferase family 2 protein, with protein MDISVVIPLFNEEESLPELASWIKKVMEENNFTYEIMMIDDGSRDNSWKVVEQLQQENPFIKGIKFRRNYGKSAALFCGFEAVQGDVVITMDADLQDSPDEIPELYRMIKEKGYDLVSGWKKKRFDPVLTKNLPSKLYNWTVRRMTGIKLHDMNCGLKAYRKNVVKSIEVYGEMHRYIPVLAKWAGYKNIGEKVVVHAERKYGITKFGFERFVRGPLDLLSVMFISRFVKRPMHFFGILGALIFFIGLAAAAYLGIQKIIQLNQGITGHLITDSPYFYIALTSMIIGAQFFLAGFLGELVSRSSSERNKYQIDIKTFK; from the coding sequence ATGGACATTTCCGTAGTTATTCCCCTGTTTAATGAAGAAGAATCGCTTCCCGAACTGGCGTCGTGGATTAAAAAAGTGATGGAGGAAAATAATTTCACTTATGAAATTATGATGATTGATGATGGAAGCCGTGATAATTCGTGGAAAGTAGTTGAGCAGCTTCAGCAAGAAAATCCCTTTATAAAAGGAATAAAATTCAGGCGTAACTACGGAAAGTCTGCGGCCTTGTTTTGTGGCTTCGAAGCTGTACAGGGCGATGTGGTAATAACCATGGATGCCGACCTTCAGGATAGTCCGGATGAAATTCCGGAGCTTTATCGCATGATAAAGGAAAAAGGTTATGATTTGGTTTCGGGCTGGAAGAAAAAACGTTTCGACCCCGTACTTACCAAAAACCTGCCCAGCAAATTGTACAACTGGACCGTTAGGCGCATGACGGGCATTAAGCTGCACGATATGAACTGCGGATTAAAAGCTTATCGGAAAAATGTAGTAAAAAGCATTGAAGTGTACGGCGAAATGCATCGTTATATTCCGGTATTGGCCAAATGGGCAGGTTATAAAAATATTGGCGAAAAAGTAGTTGTACATGCCGAACGAAAATATGGCATCACCAAATTTGGTTTTGAACGTTTTGTGCGTGGCCCGCTTGATTTGTTGTCGGTAATGTTTATTTCGCGTTTTGTAAAACGGCCCATGCACTTTTTTGGCATTTTAGGTGCCCTTATATTTTTTATTGGTCTGGCTGCAGCAGCTTATCTCGGCATTCAAAAAATTATTCAGCTCAACCAGGGAATAACAGGCCACCTGATAACCGACAGTCCTTATTTCTACATCGCACTAACATCGATGATAATCGGGGCGCAATTTTTTCTGGCAGGGTTCCTGGGCGAATTGGTTTCCAGAAGTTCAAGTGAACGCAATAAATACCAAATCGATATAAAAACTTTTAAGTAA
- a CDS encoding DUF4199 domain-containing protein: protein MEQKSSPLVKSSLTYGTYLGLISILISVVIWAGSIMESMGLFGSAIIGILMLVINFVLMLIFAKSYRNKEFGGYISFADVFKFMLLVVVVSTVISIVYNYIFHSFIAPDYMENLMAVMQQKTMAFMESKGVPEAQIDKALEKFEESPSILKTLRQTALNGLIFGVIVGLIVSAIIKKKVEDSY from the coding sequence ATGGAACAAAAATCTTCTCCACTAGTAAAATCGTCGTTAACCTATGGTACTTACCTCGGACTAATTTCAATTCTTATTTCAGTAGTAATTTGGGCAGGTAGCATAATGGAATCAATGGGGCTGTTTGGCTCGGCCATTATTGGTATACTTATGCTGGTTATTAATTTTGTATTGATGCTGATTTTTGCAAAAAGCTACCGGAATAAAGAGTTTGGAGGTTATATAAGTTTTGCTGATGTATTTAAATTCATGCTGCTGGTTGTGGTAGTTTCTACAGTTATTTCTATCGTTTACAACTATATATTCCATTCGTTTATAGCACCCGACTATATGGAAAACTTAATGGCGGTAATGCAACAAAAAACCATGGCTTTTATGGAAAGTAAAGGTGTGCCTGAGGCTCAGATTGACAAAGCACTTGAAAAATTTGAAGAAAGTCCAAGCATATTAAAAACATTGCGCCAAACCGCCCTTAACGGATTAATTTTTGGGGTGATAGTTGGTTTAATTGTTTCGGCTATTATTAAAAAGAAAGTTGAAGATTCATATTAA
- a CDS encoding hemolysin III family protein produces the protein MRRKSETGYRSLSLGEEIFNSITHGIGTLLSIAALVLLVVFAAIKGNVWHVVSFSIFGSTLVLLYLSSTLYHSFTKEKLKNLFVRFDHAAIFLLIAGTYTPFVLTTIRGALGWTLFGIIWALAITGVVIRSIYLTRFRKLMVGIYLAMGWMFLIAIGPIVKNLPGSSIAFLFIGGGCYSIGVIFYAWRNLKYGHGIWHLFVLAGSIMHFFAVLKSLN, from the coding sequence ATGAGAAGGAAAAGTGAAACAGGGTACAGATCATTATCACTTGGAGAGGAGATTTTTAATAGTATCACCCATGGAATTGGAACATTGCTAAGTATAGCTGCCCTGGTTTTATTGGTGGTTTTTGCGGCTATAAAAGGAAATGTATGGCACGTGGTAAGTTTTAGCATTTTTGGCAGCACCCTGGTATTACTTTACTTATCTTCAACACTTTACCACAGTTTCACAAAAGAAAAACTTAAAAATTTATTTGTCAGATTCGATCATGCAGCCATTTTTTTACTCATAGCCGGCACCTATACTCCATTTGTACTTACCACAATTCGGGGAGCATTAGGGTGGACCCTTTTTGGAATAATTTGGGCACTGGCTATTACAGGAGTGGTCATTCGGTCGATATATTTAACCCGCTTCAGAAAACTGATGGTAGGCATTTACCTGGCCATGGGCTGGATGTTTCTGATAGCCATTGGACCGATTGTTAAAAACCTTCCAGGTTCAAGTATTGCCTTTCTTTTTATTGGCGGAGGCTGTTACTCTATTGGCGTAATATTTTATGCATGGAGAAACCTGAAATACGGGCATGGCATTTGGCATTTATTTGTTTTAGCTGGTAGCATTATGCACTTTTTTGCAGTGTTAAAAAGTCTGAACTAA
- a CDS encoding VOC family protein, with protein sequence MKKSLFTLAILCIFSVVSMAQSEFSKSAISIGLVVEDLQKSIDFYTNVIGMTKTGEFSVLKEKCQALGLTDSYQLDVSVLKLEDSEQASEWKLMSVGTTAKHPEQKFMTDDTGMQYITIFVKHIIPIMERAKKHQVKILSGEPSTLGDNRYFLLVQDPDGTFIELIGPK encoded by the coding sequence ATGAAAAAAAGTCTTTTTACCCTGGCTATTCTATGTATTTTTTCGGTCGTTTCCATGGCTCAAAGCGAATTTAGTAAATCAGCCATTAGCATTGGCCTGGTAGTTGAAGATCTGCAAAAATCAATTGATTTCTACACCAATGTTATTGGAATGACAAAAACCGGCGAGTTTTCTGTATTAAAAGAAAAATGTCAGGCGCTTGGTTTAACTGACAGCTACCAGCTTGATGTAAGTGTTTTAAAACTGGAAGACAGCGAGCAAGCCAGCGAATGGAAGCTTATGAGTGTTGGAACAACAGCAAAACATCCGGAACAAAAATTTATGACCGACGATACCGGCATGCAATATATTACCATATTTGTAAAGCACATAATACCGATAATGGAACGTGCAAAAAAACACCAGGTAAAAATATTAAGCGGCGAACCATCTACCCTTGGCGACAACCGGTATTTTTTGCTCGTGCAAGATCCTGACGGAACTTTTATTGAACTTATAGGTCCTAAATAA
- a CDS encoding N-acetylmuramoyl-L-alanine amidase-like domain-containing protein gives MKKKIILLISVFFLLYGNAFTQVSSTIQDEQIFNQLLCSMVAHKDKTTAELVVMCSKLLMNTPYTAHTLEIEPEHLVVNLREMDCTTFAENCLAIAQTVKTRNPDFDTFSHQLKQIRYRNGQIKGYPSRLHYFSDWIYNNDQKMLVESLSKELVNTPYHKTINFMSKHPNSYPQLKNNTAYIQDLTKIEHQLTRSKLFYIPTEKLESIKHLLQDGDIFGITTNIEGLDIIHVGIIVFKNENVHFMHASTKAEKVILSDITLYKYLSNRKTASGIMLARPL, from the coding sequence ATGAAAAAGAAAATTATACTATTAATCAGCGTTTTCTTCTTATTGTATGGAAACGCCTTTACCCAGGTTAGCAGTACAATCCAGGATGAACAAATTTTCAATCAGCTACTATGCAGTATGGTAGCTCATAAAGATAAAACTACGGCCGAATTGGTAGTTATGTGCAGCAAACTATTGATGAACACACCATACACTGCGCACACACTTGAAATAGAGCCGGAACATTTGGTGGTTAATTTAAGAGAAATGGATTGCACCACCTTTGCCGAAAACTGCCTTGCCATTGCGCAAACTGTAAAAACAAGAAATCCGGACTTTGATACCTTTAGCCATCAATTAAAACAAATTCGTTACCGCAATGGACAAATTAAAGGCTACCCCTCTCGCCTGCATTATTTTAGCGATTGGATTTACAATAACGACCAAAAAATGCTTGTCGAATCATTATCAAAGGAGCTCGTAAACACGCCTTACCACAAAACAATAAACTTTATGAGCAAGCACCCAAACAGCTACCCACAATTAAAAAACAATACAGCATACATCCAAGACCTGACAAAAATAGAGCATCAGTTAACACGCAGTAAACTGTTTTATATTCCCACCGAAAAATTAGAAAGTATAAAACACTTGCTTCAAGACGGAGATATTTTTGGAATTACAACCAATATTGAAGGCTTGGATATCATTCATGTTGGAATAATTGTTTTTAAAAATGAGAATGTACATTTTATGCATGCTTCAACAAAAGCTGAAAAAGTTATCTTGTCGGACATAACACTTTATAAATATCTTAGCAATAGAAAAACCGCAAGTGGCATTATGCTTGCCAGGCCCTTGTAA
- a CDS encoding two-component regulator propeller domain-containing protein: MRSLLSFCFILFAFVVFGQNYSNLKFEKYTTSAGLSSSTCTEIYQDSDGFLWFGTIDGLNKYDGYTFKTYKPSIADPFAISNNRILSITGDKTGNLWVGTWNGLNVFDRERELFYRIVLGTEKDAAYNSLNVINDVFFDEQNNKVWVATNNGVCLISLVEDYLDRIDELPIQYYVHSPYSGKSLDHNEVTTVFKDNKGNIWLGTNGKCLNKYDQATNSFNRILIDVSSDFILGHLPKIFIEDFDGDFWIGNDLSKMVVWNKSENIFEIRNIVENSIPIFDIYIDSKGVFWITTDGYGIFLYDKKLGILKHLEHDENNQFSIPNNQISSALEDKAGIYWLSTYNEGICKLVLSKSNFKHYFHKPGVVNSLSSERAQSVIQDDDGRIWIGTDGGGLNLFNQDTETFQHFLADEADENSLSSNKITYLEKSCNNYLWICTWDRGLNLFNPTTHQFKRFVNDPNNPNSIGDNSVWCAKEDKYGGLWIGTQTAGLNYFDYKKNQFIRFLTNPADTNSIKSNFVFSLHIDSKNRLFIGTSMGLNVLNLNEAYNKGIVNVDFKLLKNEKIQGYRINFINEDHEGNIWLGTDLGLHELDGSLNYIRSYTDKDGLPNNLIVGIQEDDHGFLWITSKGGLTQFNPKTNEFVNYTSNDGIQGIEFQSKSIDITNDGKIIVGGINGVNIFDPENFIHKPDSILPVLTQLRLFNNPVGVGDTLKNRVLLPKPLADLDLIELKYDERHISFDFVALYYANPERINYAYRMKNLDNDFILSGSNRTANYSSLLPGDYEFEVKTSLYSHWDNAGQTSIKIKVLPPPWKSWWAYTLYVILAILITWVTLKYYTKIVNEEKEHELDQMKLRFFINVAHEFRTPLTLILNPVDKILESENIDEVKASAKTIQRSSHRLLNLVNQILDFRKVDMGKAEISLLEGDVINFSNLVFDFFKDMAEQKNIQYIFSPAVKSLTSKFDPDKLEKILTNLLSNALKYTGINGKVELVISKKTAKIRSKSYPFSRTPMQEVLEIMIIDNGIGFSSDHLKNVFSRFYKPDNTKTGTGIGLNYTKSLVDLLGGSIDVESRKSEGTTVVVKLPMLLDHRVKEVKKLLPGEYSFDQVSIQSVEYEIESTDSVEEGSVHSVSIDETSDGREKTILIVEDNKLLQSQLKQELETKYRVFQSFNGEDGLKKALRYFPDIIVSDVMMPEMDGFELCKSLKNNFDTCHIPVILLTARNLDKDKIEGFITGADDYIPKPFNMNVLKIRLENLIASRLKLREKYNAPGGVYISKEVTTNSTDEAFLDKATRVIIDNIDKSDFNLEALLKELSVSRTTFFRKITSITGHSPTQFIRTVRLKYAADLLTNKKLPIKEVAYMSGFNSTSYFSKTFREHFKITPNEYIARNS; this comes from the coding sequence GTGAGAAGTTTGCTATCATTTTGTTTCATTTTGTTTGCTTTTGTTGTTTTCGGGCAAAACTATTCCAATCTGAAGTTTGAGAAATATACTACCTCTGCCGGTCTGTCCAGTAGTACCTGTACCGAAATATATCAGGATAGTGATGGTTTCTTATGGTTTGGCACTATTGATGGTTTGAATAAATATGATGGTTATACATTTAAAACCTATAAGCCTTCTATAGCCGATCCTTTTGCGATAAGTAATAACAGGATACTTTCAATAACTGGTGATAAAACGGGAAATCTTTGGGTGGGAACCTGGAATGGATTAAACGTATTTGATCGCGAAAGAGAACTGTTTTATCGTATAGTTTTAGGAACCGAAAAGGATGCAGCGTACAATAGCCTCAATGTGATTAACGATGTGTTTTTTGATGAACAGAATAATAAAGTATGGGTTGCAACCAATAATGGAGTCTGTTTAATCAGTCTTGTAGAAGATTATCTGGATAGGATAGACGAACTGCCGATACAATATTATGTGCACAGTCCATATAGCGGCAAATCGTTGGATCACAACGAGGTTACAACAGTTTTTAAAGACAATAAAGGCAATATTTGGCTGGGCACCAATGGCAAGTGTTTAAATAAATATGACCAGGCAACAAACTCATTCAACCGCATACTTATTGATGTTAGCAGTGATTTTATTTTAGGGCATTTACCTAAAATTTTTATTGAAGATTTTGATGGCGATTTCTGGATTGGAAACGATCTTTCGAAAATGGTTGTATGGAATAAATCCGAAAATATTTTTGAAATTCGGAATATTGTTGAAAATTCAATCCCAATATTTGATATTTATATCGACAGTAAAGGTGTTTTTTGGATTACAACCGATGGTTATGGTATCTTTCTTTACGATAAGAAACTGGGCATTTTAAAACATTTGGAACATGATGAAAACAATCAGTTCTCCATACCTAATAACCAGATATCTTCAGCTCTTGAGGATAAGGCAGGAATTTATTGGTTGTCTACCTACAATGAAGGAATATGTAAATTAGTATTATCTAAATCAAATTTTAAACATTATTTTCATAAACCAGGGGTAGTAAACTCTTTGAGTTCAGAAAGGGCGCAATCGGTAATTCAAGATGATGATGGAAGAATCTGGATTGGAACAGATGGTGGAGGGCTTAACCTTTTCAATCAGGATACCGAAACCTTTCAACACTTTTTAGCTGATGAAGCAGATGAGAACTCGCTGAGCTCTAATAAAATAACTTATCTTGAAAAAAGTTGCAATAACTATTTGTGGATTTGCACCTGGGACCGCGGGCTTAACTTATTTAATCCTACAACACATCAATTTAAACGTTTTGTTAACGATCCGAATAATCCGAACTCCATAGGTGACAATTCGGTCTGGTGTGCAAAAGAAGACAAATACGGTGGTTTGTGGATAGGTACGCAAACAGCAGGTTTAAATTATTTTGACTACAAAAAAAATCAATTCATTCGTTTTTTAACTAATCCGGCCGATACAAACAGTATCAAAAGTAATTTTGTTTTTTCCTTGCATATCGATTCTAAAAACAGGTTGTTTATAGGTACTTCAATGGGTTTAAATGTTTTAAATCTTAATGAAGCCTACAATAAAGGTATTGTTAATGTTGACTTTAAACTTTTAAAAAATGAGAAGATTCAGGGATACCGGATTAACTTTATAAACGAAGACCACGAAGGAAATATCTGGTTAGGTACCGATTTGGGCTTACATGAACTGGATGGTTCGTTAAATTATATTCGTTCGTATACTGATAAAGATGGCTTACCTAATAACCTGATTGTAGGTATTCAGGAAGATGATCATGGATTTTTATGGATTACATCAAAAGGTGGCCTGACGCAATTTAACCCTAAAACAAACGAATTTGTAAACTATACCAGCAATGATGGAATTCAAGGAATTGAGTTTCAAAGTAAATCAATAGATATTACCAACGATGGTAAAATTATAGTTGGCGGTATTAACGGGGTGAATATTTTTGATCCGGAGAATTTTATACATAAACCCGATAGCATCCTTCCGGTATTAACACAATTGCGACTTTTTAATAATCCGGTAGGAGTTGGAGATACCCTGAAAAACAGGGTTTTATTACCAAAACCTCTGGCAGATCTTGATTTAATTGAGTTAAAATATGATGAAAGACATATCTCTTTCGATTTTGTAGCACTCTATTATGCAAACCCAGAGCGTATTAACTATGCTTACCGAATGAAAAACCTGGATAATGATTTTATTCTTTCAGGTTCGAACCGGACTGCAAATTACTCGAGCCTGCTACCTGGCGATTATGAATTTGAAGTAAAAACATCGCTCTACAGCCATTGGGACAATGCAGGGCAAACAAGTATTAAAATTAAGGTTTTACCGCCTCCGTGGAAATCATGGTGGGCGTATACTTTGTATGTTATTCTGGCAATTTTAATTACATGGGTTACTTTAAAATATTATACAAAAATTGTAAACGAAGAGAAAGAGCATGAACTGGATCAAATGAAACTTCGTTTTTTTATTAATGTTGCTCATGAGTTTAGAACACCATTAACTCTGATTTTAAACCCTGTTGATAAGATTCTCGAATCTGAAAATATTGATGAGGTAAAAGCTTCGGCAAAAACAATTCAGCGTAGTTCGCATCGTTTGTTAAATCTTGTCAATCAGATCCTTGATTTCAGAAAAGTAGATATGGGAAAAGCAGAAATAAGCCTGCTTGAGGGAGATGTAATCAATTTCTCGAACCTGGTTTTTGATTTCTTTAAGGATATGGCCGAACAGAAAAATATTCAATATATTTTTTCTCCGGCAGTAAAAAGCCTTACAAGCAAATTCGACCCTGATAAGCTTGAGAAAATATTGACAAACCTGTTGTCTAATGCCTTGAAATATACTGGTATTAACGGAAAAGTAGAACTGGTGATAAGTAAAAAGACAGCAAAAATAAGGTCAAAATCTTATCCGTTTTCACGAACACCAATGCAAGAAGTGCTGGAAATAATGATTATTGATAATGGAATCGGATTTTCTTCCGATCATCTAAAAAATGTTTTTAGTCGTTTTTATAAACCAGATAACACAAAAACAGGAACCGGGATTGGTTTAAATTATACAAAAAGCCTGGTAGATTTATTGGGTGGATCAATAGATGTTGAAAGTAGAAAAAGTGAAGGAACAACGGTTGTTGTTAAGCTTCCCATGTTGTTGGATCATCGTGTTAAAGAAGTTAAAAAATTATTGCCGGGAGAATACAGTTTTGACCAGGTTTCTATTCAGTCAGTTGAATATGAAATTGAAAGTACCGATAGTGTGGAAGAAGGAAGTGTTCACTCTGTGTCGATAGATGAGACCAGTGATGGTCGGGAAAAAACAATCCTGATTGTAGAAGATAATAAATTGCTTCAATCACAATTAAAACAGGAGCTGGAAACAAAATATCGGGTTTTTCAATCGTTCAATGGCGAAGATGGTTTAAAAAAGGCGCTCCGGTATTTTCCCGATATTATTGTTAGCGATGTTATGATGCCTGAAATGGATGGATTTGAGTTGTGTAAGAGCTTAAAGAATAATTTTGATACCTGCCATATACCCGTAATTCTGCTAACAGCAAGAAATTTGGATAAGGACAAAATTGAAGGCTTTATAACGGGAGCCGATGATTATATTCCCAAGCCATTTAATATGAACGTACTTAAAATCAGGCTGGAGAATTTAATCGCGTCAAGGCTTAAACTTCGCGAAAAATATAATGCTCCGGGGGGGGTGTATATTTCGAAAGAAGTTACCACCAATTCAACCGACGAGGCATTTCTTGATAAAGCTACTAGAGTAATTATTGATAATATCGATAAATCTGACTTTAATCTTGAAGCCCTGTTAAAGGAACTTTCGGTTAGTCGCACAACCTTCTTCCGAAAAATTACCTCGATCACCGGCCATTCTCCAACACAGTTTATTCGAACGGTTAGATTAAAGTACGCAGCCGATTTGTTAACAAACAAAAAACTTCCAATTAAAGAAGTAGCATATATGTCTGGATTTAATTCTACTTCCTACTTCAGTAAAACATTCAGGGAACATTTCAAAATAACTCCCAATGAATACATAGCACGCAATAGTTAG